The following are encoded in a window of Geobacter metallireducens GS-15 genomic DNA:
- a CDS encoding lipopolysaccharide biosynthesis protein produces the protein MTSLKKKTFENVAYIGVARIVALVFQSIANIILSRALTSSDYGLVGFATIFVNFFSQFSDLGLNSAVVHRKQLDDTALHTGFTMKLGIGLFLYIIAFCASGLAVFFFDNPGVVGVIKLLALNFIINSFSFIPTTMLKRELDYKKIASATVCQTMVNSSLAMILALAGFKYWSIVIANICATLAMILTLNYLKPVKIKFAFDRESARQFMSYGTSLSLTGFIVFTIFNVDNFIIGAVKGSTELGYYMIAFNWGSIICVILGTVVNSVLFPTFSRMEQDRGRIKRSYFRVLEYVSFVGILANVTLLLISRDFLVHVLGHGTDKWLPALQSLRILCAYGIVRFLLEPLGNVLMALDMNKVLLKTTALSAIIEVVLIYPMLKFYGIEGVSLLITATYLVQYGIYYPIVKKTTDIQFSEFVSATKDAFLSASVIIALSLFLRDYFSAESVMGVVAKVIVIAFIYFVLHGLLNKWKLVREAREMLLGVR, from the coding sequence ATGACTAGTTTGAAGAAAAAAACATTCGAGAATGTTGCCTATATAGGAGTTGCGCGGATTGTTGCGTTAGTTTTTCAATCAATTGCGAACATAATTCTGAGTAGGGCTCTCACCTCAAGCGACTATGGTTTGGTAGGTTTTGCTACAATTTTTGTGAATTTCTTTTCACAGTTTAGCGATTTAGGCTTGAACAGTGCCGTTGTCCATAGGAAGCAACTTGATGACACCGCACTGCACACGGGTTTCACCATGAAGCTTGGCATCGGCCTCTTCCTCTATATAATTGCTTTTTGTGCTTCTGGTCTGGCGGTATTTTTCTTTGATAACCCTGGTGTTGTTGGTGTAATCAAACTGTTAGCGCTCAATTTCATTATTAATAGTTTTTCTTTTATACCAACTACCATGCTTAAGCGTGAACTAGACTATAAAAAAATTGCATCAGCAACCGTCTGTCAGACAATGGTCAACTCGTCGCTGGCTATGATTTTGGCTCTGGCAGGATTCAAGTATTGGAGCATAGTTATTGCTAATATTTGTGCGACTCTTGCAATGATATTGACACTAAACTATTTGAAACCGGTAAAAATTAAGTTTGCGTTCGATAGAGAGTCTGCACGCCAGTTCATGAGCTATGGAACAAGTCTTTCGCTGACAGGATTTATTGTTTTTACGATATTTAACGTTGACAACTTCATCATTGGTGCAGTTAAGGGCTCTACGGAGCTTGGCTATTACATGATTGCTTTTAACTGGGGATCTATCATCTGCGTGATTCTTGGTACTGTGGTCAATAGTGTGCTTTTCCCAACCTTCTCGCGCATGGAGCAGGATCGGGGGCGGATTAAAAGATCATATTTTAGAGTTTTGGAGTATGTAAGTTTTGTAGGTATTTTGGCTAACGTTACCCTACTTCTCATTTCGAGAGATTTTTTGGTCCATGTGCTGGGCCATGGAACAGATAAATGGTTACCTGCGCTTCAGAGTTTAAGAATATTGTGCGCTTATGGCATTGTTCGCTTTCTACTCGAACCGTTGGGCAACGTACTAATGGCCCTTGATATGAACAAGGTTCTTCTCAAAACAACGGCTCTTTCGGCAATCATTGAAGTCGTCCTTATCTATCCGATGTTGAAATTTTATGGAATAGAGGGTGTTTCGTTGCTAATAACCGCTACTTATCTTGTGCAGTATGGGATCTATTATCCGATAGTTAAAAAAACCACAGACATACAATTTAGCGAATTTGTATCAGCAACGAAAGATGCATTCCTTTCGGCGTCAGTAATTATTGCGCTATCCTTATTTCTTAGAGATTATTTTTCTGCTGAGTCGGTGATGGGAGTAGTTGCAAAAGTTATAGTAATTGCATTTATTTATTTTGTACTCCATGGTCTTCTTAATAAATGGAAGTTGGTTCGTGAAGCGCGTGAAATGCTACTCGGTGTTAGGTGA
- a CDS encoding polysaccharide deacetylase family protein — MIRMIWQTLRVGALFSMTTTDKILIAEKGRPESTVMKIKKTVKRGIYLILYHLHLFDAALVVVSWLRKEHPCIILLYHRIVDDQTVYLDKGPVVHHHIRDFEREIAWLKKRFRVLSMDEVVDTIRGGKYFAKPSVAITFDDGYLDNYTLAYPVLKSHGVPAMIYLATGLIGTNARTWPDQIEAALLASTKQTLSLPGLLPDCGAPIKSIEEKRSCCIQLSRVLKGMPDAERKIRLVNIFRELDVTLASLENSNKRTMLNWDEVKEMSANKISFGSHSHTHPILSRVPLHEAQDDIRYSKQVLEVQLGGKVRHFAYPNGRKEDFSEDLRSYCKKIGFDTVATVVFGTVDAGADPFSLKRIGVVSPVWNMAGELTRKFIRRAGDR; from the coding sequence ATGATCCGGATGATTTGGCAGACATTGCGCGTTGGCGCGCTCTTTTCTATGACAACAACCGATAAAATACTGATTGCCGAGAAAGGCAGACCCGAATCAACAGTGATGAAAATCAAGAAAACAGTAAAACGCGGCATCTATTTGATCCTCTATCATCTCCATCTGTTCGACGCGGCATTGGTGGTGGTGTCATGGCTGCGAAAAGAGCACCCTTGCATTATTCTCCTCTATCATCGCATTGTTGATGATCAAACCGTTTACCTGGATAAGGGGCCGGTGGTTCATCACCATATTAGGGATTTCGAGCGAGAGATAGCGTGGCTGAAGAAGCGGTTTCGGGTCTTGAGCATGGATGAAGTAGTTGACACGATACGGGGCGGGAAATACTTTGCAAAACCTTCCGTCGCAATTACTTTCGATGATGGGTACCTGGATAACTACACCCTTGCGTACCCGGTTCTCAAGTCTCATGGTGTACCTGCAATGATCTACCTTGCAACTGGGCTTATCGGAACAAATGCCAGGACATGGCCGGACCAAATCGAAGCGGCGCTTCTCGCGTCGACAAAGCAGACACTGTCACTCCCTGGGTTGCTGCCTGATTGCGGTGCTCCGATCAAGTCAATAGAGGAAAAGCGGAGTTGCTGTATCCAGTTGTCGAGGGTTCTCAAGGGAATGCCCGATGCGGAAAGAAAAATACGATTGGTGAATATTTTTCGCGAACTGGACGTTACGCTGGCATCGCTCGAAAACTCCAACAAGAGAACAATGTTGAATTGGGATGAAGTTAAGGAGATGTCTGCCAACAAGATTAGTTTCGGCAGCCACAGTCATACGCACCCTATTTTGAGCCGTGTTCCACTTCACGAGGCTCAGGACGATATCAGGTATTCAAAGCAGGTCCTGGAAGTGCAACTTGGCGGTAAGGTACGACATTTTGCGTATCCCAACGGGAGAAAAGAAGATTTTTCCGAGGACTTGCGATCGTACTGCAAGAAAATAGGCTTCGATACGGTGGCAACCGTAGTGTTCGGAACCGTTGACGCTGGGGCTGACCCTTTTTCCCTTAAGCGGATTGGTGTGGTGAGCCCTGTCTGGAATATGGCTGGTGAGTTGACGCGAAAGTTTATTCGTCGCGCGGGGGATCGCTGA
- a CDS encoding glycosyltransferase family 2 protein, producing MNKVSVVLPTYNCGTYVGVAVESVLQQTYSNYELIIVNDGSTDETDQALAPYLCNNGHIRYIKQGNKGHAGARNTGIRAATGDVIAFIDSDDKWLPEKLGEQVQAMEEDPEVGLVHCNVYGFGENQEVQVRGPLLTQEQLQGYSGYIFDNLYFRKIIITTTTVMIRKSCIDDVGMFDENMTRYGSEDRELFLRILWKYKARYVNKPLAMYRNRSDSEGQNYERMIKGQEYVYEKITSLYGLPQSSKRAVMSKMYQEWAREFYAKGRFADGLTNQVKAIRANPIDMNAYFALKRYARFLFSRAT from the coding sequence ATGAACAAGGTCAGTGTTGTATTGCCAACGTATAATTGTGGCACGTATGTCGGTGTGGCTGTCGAATCTGTTTTGCAACAGACATACAGCAACTATGAGCTGATCATAGTAAATGACGGTTCAACCGATGAAACAGATCAGGCGCTGGCACCATACTTATGCAATAATGGTCATATCCGTTACATCAAGCAGGGAAACAAGGGGCATGCTGGTGCCAGAAATACGGGAATAAGGGCAGCCACAGGGGATGTTATCGCATTCATCGATTCCGATGACAAATGGTTGCCCGAGAAGCTGGGAGAACAGGTGCAAGCAATGGAAGAGGACCCTGAAGTAGGCCTGGTTCATTGCAACGTTTACGGTTTTGGCGAAAACCAGGAAGTGCAAGTGAGGGGGCCACTGTTGACTCAAGAGCAGCTTCAGGGGTATTCCGGCTATATTTTCGATAACCTGTATTTTAGAAAAATAATCATAACGACAACTACGGTTATGATCAGAAAGAGTTGCATCGATGATGTAGGTATGTTCGACGAGAACATGACGCGGTACGGATCGGAAGACAGAGAGTTGTTCCTGCGTATTCTGTGGAAATACAAAGCCAGATACGTAAACAAGCCTTTGGCCATGTACCGCAACAGGAGCGATTCAGAAGGCCAGAACTATGAAAGGATGATTAAGGGACAAGAGTATGTATATGAGAAGATAACCAGCCTGTATGGATTGCCCCAAAGCTCAAAAAGAGCTGTTATGTCGAAGATGTATCAGGAGTGGGCACGTGAATTCTATGCCAAGGGACGCTTTGCTGACGGACTCACCAATCAGGTCAAGGCAATCAGGGCGAATCCGATCGACATGAATGCCTATTTCGCTTTGAAGCGCTACGCCAGGTTTCTTTTCAGCAGGGCCACGTAG
- a CDS encoding rhodanese-like domain-containing protein, whose amino-acid sequence MNRTFALALLLLSIMMTGGTYAEAGDAKVNYISAFAAHTKYKNDNAILIDVMPVVDYEKFHAVGAINLPNDGPADIERIKQMELPFTKKDEIIVYCS is encoded by the coding sequence ATGAATAGAACATTTGCGCTGGCGCTTCTTCTCCTCAGTATCATGATGACTGGAGGCACTTATGCCGAAGCAGGAGACGCAAAGGTTAATTACATTAGTGCCTTTGCCGCTCATACCAAATACAAAAATGATAATGCAATCCTTATAGATGTGATGCCTGTCGTTGATTACGAGAAATTCCATGCAGTAGGAGCAATAAACTTGCCTAATGATGGCCCTGCAGACATTGAAAGAATTAAGCAGATGGAACTACCGTTCACCAAAAAAGACGAAATAATTGTCTATTGTAGTTGA
- a CDS encoding aminotransferase class V-fold PLP-dependent enzyme has translation MKVSSKPSLTWEILTSRADRPRQEVFPFNTGRCEYFYSARYALAAALDALKLSPQQSILMPSYNCWVEVEPAVRSGAKIDWYRVKTDFSIDEDDLLARIRPETAAIFVIHYLGFPQRLENIHRICTERGIVLIEDCAHALLSNDGDVPLGLTGDMAIFSIRKTVPIPDGGCLLINNPAFSVNRPRRVRPNLFATYFVVSEMLARGSTTEPKRVNQMAYSCNFAFARLARMGLRGIHKIFQDHGDYLVYPSGNHFNEQVKHWMMSDVSSAILRGTEFQRIKERRRANFLHLLDKLIMNDRITLPILSLPEGVSPLFFPVIVQDRDRVYRQLKDQGLSGHDWWGDFHPAVPWDKYPDAVYLKTNVFGFPVHQDLSRESLGIMLAEFSQCL, from the coding sequence ATGAAGGTTAGCAGCAAGCCATCACTGACATGGGAAATTCTGACCTCCCGAGCCGATCGTCCCCGGCAGGAGGTGTTTCCCTTTAATACCGGCAGATGTGAGTATTTTTACTCTGCTCGGTATGCCCTTGCGGCAGCACTCGATGCTCTGAAGCTTTCTCCTCAGCAGTCGATTCTCATGCCCTCCTACAACTGCTGGGTTGAAGTTGAACCGGCTGTGCGTTCGGGCGCGAAGATTGACTGGTATAGGGTCAAGACCGATTTTTCAATAGATGAAGATGATCTTTTGGCTCGCATCCGGCCGGAGACGGCAGCGATCTTTGTCATCCACTACCTCGGGTTTCCTCAGCGCCTGGAGAACATTCACCGGATATGCACCGAGCGGGGGATTGTTCTTATCGAAGACTGCGCCCATGCGTTGCTTAGTAACGATGGCGACGTTCCTCTCGGCTTAACGGGTGACATGGCAATCTTCAGCATTCGAAAGACCGTTCCCATTCCCGATGGCGGCTGTCTGTTGATCAATAACCCGGCCTTCTCTGTCAATCGGCCTCGAAGGGTTCGCCCAAATCTATTCGCCACCTACTTCGTTGTTTCGGAAATGCTTGCGCGGGGATCAACTACTGAACCAAAACGTGTGAATCAGATGGCCTATTCGTGCAATTTCGCCTTTGCACGCCTGGCTCGAATGGGGCTTAGGGGAATTCACAAAATTTTTCAGGACCATGGAGATTATCTGGTTTATCCAAGCGGTAATCATTTCAATGAGCAGGTGAAGCATTGGATGATGTCGGACGTTTCATCCGCAATACTTCGTGGAACTGAATTTCAACGAATCAAGGAGCGCCGCAGAGCGAACTTTCTCCACCTGCTCGACAAGTTGATAATGAATGATCGCATAACGTTGCCGATACTTTCTCTTCCCGAAGGTGTTAGCCCATTGTTTTTCCCGGTGATCGTCCAGGATAGGGACAGAGTTTACCGTCAACTTAAAGATCAGGGATTGTCCGGACATGATTGGTGGGGGGATTTTCATCCGGCAGTCCCGTGGGATAAATACCCTGATGCTGTTTATCTGAAAACAAATGTATTTGGTTTTCCTGTTCACCAGGATCTTTCTAGGGAGAGTCTGGGAATAATGCTCGCGGAATTCAGTCAGTGCTTGTGA